A section of the Mangifera indica cultivar Alphonso chromosome 12, CATAS_Mindica_2.1, whole genome shotgun sequence genome encodes:
- the LOC123192080 gene encoding cysteine-rich repeat secretory protein 38-like gives MASSSRLRFFLSLYFFYYFHLTIAGKPESLYHDCYVNNGKYTTNSAYQANLNHLLNSLINTTPLYNGFYSSSYGEKSDKVYTSAICRPDVNPKSCQDCVTFATRNLTLLCPNFKMAIGGYDDGSYTNCMLRYAFYNYTGVMENAPYFFVYSLRNITGNFDKFNQTRQSLLQTLISEAAARGPLKYATGKEPVSDTVTLYGLVQCTPDLTESQCKQCLIDANKLLPDCCETRQGGRVITPSCSFRYEINKFYNSSIEEPPVSSPTPSTNATTHPGKIHISYLYNFHFLDQVFKI, from the coding sequence ATGGCTTCTTCTTCTAGATTGCGATTCTTTCTTTCCCTGTATTTCTTCTACTATTTCCATCTTACCATTGCTGGTAAGCCAGAATCTCTGTACCATGACTGTTATGTCAACAACGGTAAATACACCACCAATAGTGCTTACCAGGCAAACCTCAACCACCTTCTAAATTCCCTCATCAATACCACCCCCCTATACAATGGATTTTACAGTTCCTCTTATGGGGAAAAATCTGACAAAGTTTATACAAGTGCAATCTGCAGACCGGACGTGAATCCGAAAAGTTGTCAAGATTGTGTAACTTTCGCCACTCGGAACCTGACACTTCTTTGTCCCAACTTTAAAATGGCAATCGGCGGATACGATGATGGAAGCTATACTAATTGTATGTTGCGTTATGCATTTTATAACTATACTGGCGTAATGGAAAATGCTccttatttttttgtgtattcGCTAAGAAACATCACGGGAAATTTTGATAAGTTCAATCAAACACGGCAGAGCTTGTTGCAGACGCTAATAAGTGAAGCTGCAGCTCGGGGTCCTCTCAAGTATGCTACTGGAAAAGAACCAGTTTCAGATACTGTAACATTATATGGACTTGTTCAGTGCACCCCTGACTTAACAGAAAGTCAATGCAAACAGTGCCTCATTGATGCTAATAAACTTCTGCCAGATTGTTGTGAAACAAGGCAAGGCGGCAGAGTAATTACCCCAAGCTGTAGTTTCAGATACGAGATAAACAAATTCTACAATTCTTCGATTGAAGAACCTCCAGTCTCCTCTCCAACACCATCAACCAATGCCACAACCCACCCAGGTAAAATACATATAAGCTACCTttacaattttcattttcttgatcaAGTTTTCAAGATTTGA
- the LOC123192255 gene encoding putative receptor-like protein kinase At4g00960 → MAFFSRLRFFLSLYVFYYFYLTIAADLRSRYHDCYVNDQNYTTNSTYHANLNHLLNSLTNTTPLYNRFYNSSYGEKPDKVYASAICRPDRDLDSCRDCVTFATRNLTLLCPKHKMAIGGYDDNKYTTCMLRYAYYDYNGAAENAPYFFVHEESNITQNVEQFNQTRQSLLQRLTGEAAARGPDKYATGKQVVPGILTLYGFVQCTPDLTESKCKQCLNDANKLMPNCCETSQGGSVITPSCSVKYKLSEFSKSSIAEPPVPSPTPPPGKKNNNFIIIVVVSVAISLTLIIGIIIFVRWRKAEKKDQNVEDIIGTASLQFDFSTIRIATNNFSDDNKLGQGGFGAVYKGMLSDGQQVAVKRLSSHSNQGEVEFKNEVQIVAKLQHRNLVRLLGFCLERNERILIYEFVPNSSLDHYISKPINHEYMNWERRYKIIGGISRGLLYLHEDSRLRIIHRDLKLSNILLDADMNPKISDFGMAKLFEMDQSQGNTNQVVGTFGYMPPEYIKHGQFSVKSDMYSFGVLILEIVSGQKRSGFEIQDESEDLLTHAWKSWNEGSAANLIDPTMRDNPTTEMMKCIYIALLCVQESVSDRPTIGSVVHMLNSDSVNLPAPKKPGFFMQTEKESRTTPSSFEQPGSNNLIRRRIEGAPLSRNDVTITEPYPR, encoded by the exons ATGGCATTCTTTTCTAGATTgcgtttctttctttctctgtaTGTCTTCTACTATTTTTATCTTACCATTGCCGCTGACCTAAGATCTCGGTACCATGACTGTTATGTCAACGATCAAAATTACACCACCAATAGTACTTACCACGCAAACCTCAACCACCTTCTAAATTCCCTCACCAACACCACCCCCCTATACAATCGATTTTACAATTCCTCTTATGGGGAAAAACCTGACAAAGTTTATGCCAGTGCAATCTGCAGACCAGACAGGGATCTAGACAGTTGCCGAGATTGTGTAACTTTTGCCACTCGGAACCTGACACTTCTCTGCCCCAAGCATAAAATGGCCATCGGCGGATACGATGATAATAAATATACTACTTGTATGTTGCGTTACGCATATTATGACTATAATGGCGCAGCGGAAAATGCTCCTTATTTTTTTGTGCATGAGGAAAGTAACATCACACAAAATGTGGAACAGTTCAATCAAACACGGCAGAGCTTGTTGCAGAGGCTAACAGGTGAAGCTGCAGCTCGGGGTCCTGACAAGTATGCTACTGGAAAACAAGTAGTTCCAGGAATTTTAACATTATATGGATTTGTTCAGTGCACTCCTGACTTAACTGAAAGTAAATGCAAACAGTGCCTCAATGATGCCAATAAACTTATGCCAAATTGTTGTGAAACAAGCCAAGGGGGGAGCGTAATAACCCCAAGCTGTAGTGTCAAATACAAGCTAAGCGAATTTAGCAAGTCTTCAATTGCAGAACCTCCAGTCCCCTCTCCAACACCCCCACCCG GAAAGAAGAAcaataatttcatcattattgTGGTTGTTTCGGTTGCTATATCATTGACACTAATCATAGGCATCATTATCTTTGTAAGATGGAGGAAAGCGGAGAAGAAAGATCAAA ATGTGGAAGATATAATAGGTACAGCGTCCTTACAGTTCGACTTCAGCACCATCAGGATTGCCACAAACAACTTCTCTGATGATAATAAGCTTGGACAAGGTGGATTTGGAGCAGTATACAAG GGCATGCTTTCCGACGGACAACAAGTAGCTGTTAAGAGATTGTCTTCACATTCTAATCAAGGAGAAGTAGAATTTAAGAATGAGGTCCAAATAGTTGCCAAGCTTCAGCATAGAAATTTGGTTAGGCTCCTTGGCTTCTGCTTGGAACGAAATGAAAGGATTCTCATCTACGAATTTGTGCCTAATTCAAGCCTCGATCACTACATATCCA AACCAATCAACCATGAATATATGAACTGGGAAAGGCGTTACAAGATCATAGGAGGCATTTCTCGGGGGCTACTTTATCTCCATGAAGACTCAAGACTTCGAATTATTCACCGTGATCTCAAATTAAGTAACATTTTGTTAGATGCAGACATGAATCCAAAAATTTCTGATTTTGGTATGgcaaaattgtttgaaatggATCAGAGTCAAGGTAACACAAATCAAGTCGTGGGGACCTT TGGGTATATGCCTCCAGAGTATATAAAACATGGGCAATTCTCAGTTAAGTCAGACATGTACAGCTTTGGCGTTCTAATTTTAGAAATCGTAAGTGGTCAGAAGCGGAGTGGCTTTGAAATCCAGGACGAATCGGAAGACCTTCTAACCCAT GCATGGAAAAGCTGGAATGAAGGATCAGCTGCAAATCTTATTGATCCTACTATGAGGGATAATCCAACAACTGAAATGATGAAATGCATCTACATTGCTTTGTTATGTGTTCAGGAAAGTGTATCTGACAGACCAACCATAGGCTCAGTTGTTCATATGCTTAACAGCGACTCTGTCAATCTCCCAGCGCCTAAAAAACCTGGATTCTTTATGCAAACCGAAAAAGAATCACGGACGACACCATCATCTTTTGAGCAGCCTGGGTCAAATAACTTAATTCGACGCCGAATTGAAGGCGCCCCATTATCACGAAATGACGTTACAATTACAGAGCCATATCCTAGATAG
- the LOC123192261 gene encoding cysteine-rich repeat secretory protein 38-like has protein sequence MASSSRLRFFLSLYFFYYFHLTIAGKPESLYHDCYVNNGKYTTNSTYQANLNHLLNSLTNTTPLYNGFYSSSYGEKSDKVYASAICRPDMNPKSCQDCVTFATRNLTLLCPNFKMAIGGYDDGSYTNCMLRYAFYNYIGVMENAPYFFVYSLRNITGNFDKFNKKRQSLLQTLISEAAARGPLKYATGKEPVSDTVTLYGLVQCTPDLTESQCKQCLIDANKLLPDCCETRQGGRVITPSCSFRYEINKFYNSAIEEPPVSSQTPPTNTTAHQGKKKYIFASTSGAN, from the exons ATGGCTTCTTCTTCTAGATTGCGATTCTTTCTTTCCCTGTATTTCTTCTACTATTTCCATCTTACCATTGCTGGTAAGCCAGAATCTCTGTACCATGACTGTTATGTCAACAACGGTAAATACACCACCAATAGTACTTACCAGGCAAACCTCAACCACCTTCTAAATTCCCTCACCAATACCACCCCCCTATACAATGGATTTTACAGTTCCTCTTATGGGGAAAAATCTGACAAAGTTTATGCAAGTGCAATCTGCAGACCGGACATGAATCCGAAAAGTTGTCAAGACTGTGTAACTTTCGCCACTCGGAACCTGACACTTCTTTGTCCCAACTTTAAAATGGCAATCGGCGGATACGATGATGGAAGCTATACTAATTGTATGTTGCGTTATGCATTTTATAACTATATTGGCGTAATGGAAAATGCTccttatttttttgtgtattcGCTAAGAAACATCACGGGAAATTTTGATAAGTTCAATAAAAAACGGCAGAGCTTGTTGCAGACGCTAATAAGTGAAGCTGCAGCTCGGGGTCCTCTCAAGTATGCTACTGGAAAAGAACCAGTTTCAGATACTGTAACATTATATGGACTTGTTCAGTGCACCCCTGACTTAACAGAAAGTCAATGCAAACAGTGCCTCATTGATGCTAATAAACTTCTGCCAGATTGTTGTGAAACAAGGCAAGGCGGCAGAGTAATTACCCCAAGCTGCAGTTTCAGATACGAGATAAACAAATTCTACAATTCTGCGATTGAAGAACCTCCAGTCTCCTCTCAAACACCACCAACCAATACCACAGCCCACCAAG GAAAGAAGAAGTATATTTTCGCCTCCACCTCCGGCGCCAACTAA
- the LOC123192259 gene encoding cysteine-rich repeat secretory protein 38-like, with amino-acid sequence MAFSSRLRFFLSLYFFYHFYLTIAAEIESLYHDCYVNDQNYTTNSSYQANLNHLLNSLTDTTALYNGFYNSSYGENSDKVYASAICRPDMDPDSCRDCITFATRNLTLLCPKHKMAIGGYDDGKYTNCMLRYAYEDYTGVMENAPYFFVYSPSNITGNFEEFNQTRQILLQRLTSEAAARSPDKYATGKQLVSGNLTLYGLVQCTPDLTESKCKQCLNEANELLPNCCETRQGGRVITPSCSFRYEISEFYKSSIAEPPVPSPTPPPEERSKFSSPPPAPTKSAASTGKQSNLSQTVLHIAVPLLLLQYL; translated from the exons atggcATTCTCTTCTAGATTgcgtttctttctctctctgtaTTTCTTCTACCATTTTTATCTTACCATTGCTGCCGAGATAGAATCTCTGTACCATGACTGTTATGTCAACGATCAAAATTACACCACCAATAGTAGTTACCAGGCAAACCTCAACCACCTTCTAAATTCCCTCACCGATACCACCGCCCTATACAATGGATTTTACAATTCCTCTTATGGGGAAAATTCTGACAAAGTTTATGCAAGTGCAATCTGCAGACCAGACATGGATCCAGACAGTTGCCGAGATTGTATAACTTTCGCCACTCGGAACCTGACACTTCTCTGTCCCAAGCATAAAATGGCAATCGGCGGATACGATGATGGAAAATACACTAACTGTATGTTGCGGTACGCATATGAAGACTATACTGGCGTAATGGAAAATGCTccttatttttttgtgtattcGCCAAGTAACATCACAGGAAATTTTGAAGAGTTCAATCAAACACGGCAGATCTTGTTGCAGAGGCTAACAAGTGAAGCTGCAGCTCGGAGTCCGGACAAGTATGCTACTGGAAAACAATTAGTTTCAGGAAATTTAACATTATATGGACTTGTTCAGTGCACTCCTGACTTAACCGAAAGTAAATGCAAACAGTGCCTCAATGAAGCCAATGAACTTCTGCCAAATTGTTGTGAAACAAGGCAGGGCGGGAGAGTAATAACCCCAAGCTGTAGTTTCAGATACGAGATAAGCGAATTCTACAAGTCTTCAATTGCAGAACCTCCGGTTCCCTCTCCAACACCACCACCCGAG GAAAGAAGTAAATTTTCATCTCCACCTCCGGCGCCAACTAAATCTGCAGCATCGACAG GAAAGCAGAGTAACCTGTCTCAAACTGTCCTCCACATTGCGGTTCCCTTGTTGCTTTTGCAATATTTGTAA
- the LOC123192256 gene encoding putative receptor-like protein kinase At4g00960 isoform X1, which translates to MGFSSRWRFFLSLYFFYYFYLTIAAELKYLYHDCYVNDQNYTTNSTYQANLNHLLNSLTNTTPIYNGFYNSSYGENSDKVYASAICRPDTDPDSCRDCVTFATRNLTLLCPKHKMAIGGYDDDNYTNCMLRYADYDYTGVMENAPYFFVYTESNITQNVEQFNQTRQSLLQWLTSEAAARGPDKYAAGKQVVSGILTLYGLVQCTPDLTESKCNECLNDANKLMPNCCETSQGGRVITPSCSFRYGISEFYNPSIAEPPVPSPTPPSGKKNNNFIIIVVVSVAISLILIIVVIIFIRRRKSEKKDQNVEDIIDTASLQFDFSTIRIATNNFSDDNKLGQGGFGAVYKGMLSDRQQVAVKRLSLHSNQGEVEFKNEVQLVAKLQHRNLVRLLGFCLERNERILIYEFVPNSSLDHYISKSINHEYMNWERRYKIIGGISRGLLYLHEDSRLRIIHRDLKLSNILLDADMNPKISDFGMAKLFEMDQSQGNTNHVVGTFGYMPPEYIKHGQFSVKSDIYSFGVLILEIVSDQKRSGFEIQDEDLLTYAWKSWNEGSAANLIDPSMRDNPTTEMMKCIHIALLCVQENVSDRPTIGSVVHMLNSDSVNLPAPKRPGFYTYTATESRTTPNNLIRRRTEGAPLSQNDVSITELCPR; encoded by the exons ATGGGATTCTCTTCTAGATGgcgtttctttctctctctgtaTTTCTTCTACTATTTTTATCTTACCATTGCTGCTGAGCTGAAATATCTGTACCACGACTGTTACGTCAACGATCAAAATTACACCACCAATAGTACCTACCAGGCAAACCTCAACCACCTTCTAAATTCCCTTACCAACACCACCCCCATATACAATGGATTTTACAATTCCTCTTATGGGGAAAATTCTGACAAAGTTTATGCAAGTGCAATCTGCAGACCAGACACGGATCCAGACAGTTGCCGAGATTGTGTAACTTTCGCCACTCGGAACCTGACACTTCTCTGTCCCAAGCATAAAATGGCAATCGGCGGATACGATGATGATAACTACACTAACTGTATGTTGCGGTACGCAGATTATGACTATACTGGCGTAATGGAAAATGCTccttatttttttgtgtatacGGAAAGTAACATCACACAAAATGTGGAACAGTTCAATCAAACACGGCAGAGCTTGTTGCAGTGGCTAACAAGTGAAGCTGCAGCTCGGGGTCCTGACAAGTATGCTGCTGGAAAACAAGTAGTTTCAGGAATTTTAACATTATATGGACTTGTTCAGTGCACTCCTGACTTAACCGAAAGTAAATGCAATGAGTGCCTCAATGATGCCAATAAACTTATGCCAAATTGTTGTGAAACAAGCCAAGGGGGGAGAGTAATAACCCCAAGCTGTAGTTTCAGATACGGGATAAGCGAATTCTACAATCCTTCAATTGCAGAACCTCCAGTCCCCTCTCCAACACCACCATCCG GAAAGAAGAAcaataatttcatcattattgTGGTTGTTTCGGTTGCTATATCGTTGATACTAATCATAGTCGTCATCATCTTTATAAGACGGAGGAAATCGGAGAAGAAAGATCAAA ATGTGGAAGATATAATAGATACAGCGTCCTTACAGTTCGACTTCAGCACCATCAGGATTGCCACAAACAACTTCTCTGATGATAATAAGCTGGGACAAGGTGGATTTGGAGCGGTATACAAG GGCATGCTTTCCGACAGACAACAAGTAGCTGTTAAGAGACTGTCTTTACATTCTAATCAAGGAGAAGTAGAATTTAAGAATGAGGTCCAACTAGTTGCCAAGCTTCAGCATAGAAATTTGGTTAGGCTCCTTGGCTTCTGCTTGGAACGAAATGAAAGGATTCTCATCTACGAATTTGTGCCTAATTCAAGCCTCGATCACTACATATCCA AATCAATCAACCATGAATATATGAACTGGGAAAGGCGTTACAAGATCATAGGAGGCATTTCTCGAGGGCTACTTTATCTCCATGAAGACTCAAGACTTCGAATTATTCACCGTGATCTCAAATTAAGTAACATTTTGTTAGATGCAGACATGAATCCAAAAATTTCTGATTTTGGTATGgcaaaattgtttgaaatggATCAGAGTCAAGGTAACACAAATCATGTCGTGGGGACCTT TGGGTATATGCCTCCAGAGTATATAAAACATGGGCAATTCTCAGTTAAGTCAGACATTTACAGCTTTGGCGTTCTAATTTTAGAAATCGTAAGTGATCAGAAGCGGAGTGGCTTCGAAATCCAGGACGAAGACCTTCTAACCTAT GCGTGGAAAAGCTGGAATGAAGGGTCAGCTGCAAATCTAATTGATCCTTCTATGAGGGATAATCCAACAACTGAAATGATGAAATGCATCCACATTGCTTTGTTATGTGTTCAGGAAAATGTATCTGACAGACCAACCATAGGCTCAGTTGTTCATATGCTTAACAGCGACTCTGTCAATCTCCCAGCGCCTAAAAGACCTGGATTCTATACGTATACTGCAACAGAATCACGGACGACACCAAATAACTTAATTCGACGCCGAACTGAAGGCGCCCCATTATCACAAAATGACGTTTCAATTACAGAGCTATGTCCTAGATAG
- the LOC123192256 gene encoding cysteine-rich receptor-like protein kinase 25 isoform X2 — MPNCCETSQGGRVITPSCSFRYGISEFYNPSIAEPPVPSPTPPSGKKNNNFIIIVVVSVAISLILIIVVIIFIRRRKSEKKDQNVEDIIDTASLQFDFSTIRIATNNFSDDNKLGQGGFGAVYKGMLSDRQQVAVKRLSLHSNQGEVEFKNEVQLVAKLQHRNLVRLLGFCLERNERILIYEFVPNSSLDHYISKSINHEYMNWERRYKIIGGISRGLLYLHEDSRLRIIHRDLKLSNILLDADMNPKISDFGMAKLFEMDQSQGNTNHVVGTFGYMPPEYIKHGQFSVKSDIYSFGVLILEIVSDQKRSGFEIQDEDLLTYAWKSWNEGSAANLIDPSMRDNPTTEMMKCIHIALLCVQENVSDRPTIGSVVHMLNSDSVNLPAPKRPGFYTYTATESRTTPNNLIRRRTEGAPLSQNDVSITELCPR, encoded by the exons ATGCCAAATTGTTGTGAAACAAGCCAAGGGGGGAGAGTAATAACCCCAAGCTGTAGTTTCAGATACGGGATAAGCGAATTCTACAATCCTTCAATTGCAGAACCTCCAGTCCCCTCTCCAACACCACCATCCG GAAAGAAGAAcaataatttcatcattattgTGGTTGTTTCGGTTGCTATATCGTTGATACTAATCATAGTCGTCATCATCTTTATAAGACGGAGGAAATCGGAGAAGAAAGATCAAA ATGTGGAAGATATAATAGATACAGCGTCCTTACAGTTCGACTTCAGCACCATCAGGATTGCCACAAACAACTTCTCTGATGATAATAAGCTGGGACAAGGTGGATTTGGAGCGGTATACAAG GGCATGCTTTCCGACAGACAACAAGTAGCTGTTAAGAGACTGTCTTTACATTCTAATCAAGGAGAAGTAGAATTTAAGAATGAGGTCCAACTAGTTGCCAAGCTTCAGCATAGAAATTTGGTTAGGCTCCTTGGCTTCTGCTTGGAACGAAATGAAAGGATTCTCATCTACGAATTTGTGCCTAATTCAAGCCTCGATCACTACATATCCA AATCAATCAACCATGAATATATGAACTGGGAAAGGCGTTACAAGATCATAGGAGGCATTTCTCGAGGGCTACTTTATCTCCATGAAGACTCAAGACTTCGAATTATTCACCGTGATCTCAAATTAAGTAACATTTTGTTAGATGCAGACATGAATCCAAAAATTTCTGATTTTGGTATGgcaaaattgtttgaaatggATCAGAGTCAAGGTAACACAAATCATGTCGTGGGGACCTT TGGGTATATGCCTCCAGAGTATATAAAACATGGGCAATTCTCAGTTAAGTCAGACATTTACAGCTTTGGCGTTCTAATTTTAGAAATCGTAAGTGATCAGAAGCGGAGTGGCTTCGAAATCCAGGACGAAGACCTTCTAACCTAT GCGTGGAAAAGCTGGAATGAAGGGTCAGCTGCAAATCTAATTGATCCTTCTATGAGGGATAATCCAACAACTGAAATGATGAAATGCATCCACATTGCTTTGTTATGTGTTCAGGAAAATGTATCTGACAGACCAACCATAGGCTCAGTTGTTCATATGCTTAACAGCGACTCTGTCAATCTCCCAGCGCCTAAAAGACCTGGATTCTATACGTATACTGCAACAGAATCACGGACGACACCAAATAACTTAATTCGACGCCGAACTGAAGGCGCCCCATTATCACAAAATGACGTTTCAATTACAGAGCTATGTCCTAGATAG
- the LOC123192257 gene encoding cysteine-rich receptor-like protein kinase 25 isoform X1, which translates to MGNRKVSDNNPIFIHASENKLMALSSILPFFSFSVFLLLFLSYIAAEPEILYNDCYVNSINDNTTLAYRVNLKILLDSLPNTTPLYNGFYYSSYGENSDKVYARATCRPDMDLESRRDCVTFATRNPTLLCPKLGMALFGYDDGIYTNCMLRYAQYDMIGVMENAPFFFVHAESNITQNVEQFNQTRHRLLQRLTSEAAARVPDKYATGKQVVSGSLTLYGLVQCTPDLTESKCNECLNDANKLMPNCCETSQGGRVITPSCNFRYEISEFYKSSIVEPPVPSSTPPPGKKNNNFIIIVVVSVAISLILIVGIIIFIRWRKSEKKDQNVEDIKDAASSLQFDFSTIRIATNNFSDDNKLGQGGFGTVYKGMLSNGQQVAAKRLSSHSKQGELEFKNEVLLVAKLQHRNLVRLLGFCLERNERILVYEFVPNSSLNRFIFGKIVLELVIQDAFDVFNFKSLDV; encoded by the exons ATGGGAAACAGGAAGGTATCTGATAATAACCCTATATTCATACACGCTTCAGAAAATAAACTCATGGCTTTGTCTTCTATattgccttttttttctttctctgtaTTTCTTCTACTATTTTTATCTTACATTGCTGCTGAGCCAGAAATTCTGTACAATGACTGTTATGTCAACAGTATAAATGACAACACCACTTTGGCTTACCGAGTAAACCTCAAGATCCTTTTAGATTCCCTCCCCAACACCACCCCCCTATACAATGGATTTTACTATTCCTCTTATGGGGAAAATTCTGACAAAGTTTATGCAAGGGCAACTTGTAGACCAGACATGGATCTGGAAAGTCGTCGAGATTGTGTAACTTTCGCCACTCGGAACCCGACACTTCTCTGTCCCAAGTTGGGCATGGCACTCTTCGGATATGATGATGGAATTTATACTAATTGTATGTTACGTTATGCACAATATGACATGATTGGCGTAATGGAAAatgctccttttttttttgtgcatgCGGAAAGTAACATCACACAAAATGTGGAACAGTTCAATCAAACGCGGCACAGATTGTTGCAGAGGCTAACAAGTGAAGCTGCAGCTCGGGTTCCTGACAAGTATGCTACTGGAAAACAAGTAGTTTCAGGAAGTTTAACATTATATGGACTTGTTCAGTGCACTCCTGACTTAACCGAAAGTAAATGCAATGAGTGCCTCAATGATGCCAATAAACTTATGCCAAATTGTTGTGAAACAAGCCAAGGGGGAAGAGTAATAACCCCAAGCTGTAATTTCAGATACGAGATAAGCGAATTCTACAAGTCTTCAATTGTAGAACCTCCAGTCCCCTCTTCAACACCACCACCCG GAAAGAAGAAcaataatttcatcattattgTAGTTGTTTCGGTTGCTATATCGTTGATACTAATCGTAGGCATCATCATCTTTATAAGATGGAGGAAATCGGAGAAGAAAGATCAAA ATGTGGAAGATATAAAAGATGCAGCGTCGTCCTTACAGTTCGACTTCAGCACCATAAGGATTGCCACAAATAACTTCTCTGATGATAATAAGCTTGGACAAGGTGGATTTGGAACGGTATACAAG GGCATGCTTTCCAACGGACAACAAGTAGCTGCTAAGAGACTGTCCTCACATTCTAAACAAGGAGAACTGGAATTTAAGAACGAGGTCCTACTAGTTGCCAAACTTCAGCATAGAAATCTGGTTAGGCTCCTTGGCTTCTGCTTGGAACGAAATGAAAGGATTCTCGTTTATGAATTTGTGCCTAATTCAAGTCTCAATCGCTTCATATTTGGTAAGATTGTGCTTGAACTGGTAATTCAGGATGCTTTTGatgttttcaatttcaaatccCTTGATGTTTGA
- the LOC123192257 gene encoding cysteine-rich receptor-like protein kinase 25 isoform X2 translates to MGNRKVSDNNPIFIHASENKLMALSSILPFFSFSVFLLLFLSYIAAEPEILYNDCYVNSINDNTTLAYRVNLKILLDSLPNTTPLYNGFYYSSYGENSDKVYARATCRPDMDLESRRDCVTFATRNPTLLCPKLGMALFGYDDGIYTNCMLRYAQYDMIGVMENAPFFFVHAESNITQNVEQFNQTRHRLLQRLTSEAAARVPDKYATGKQVVSGSLTLYGLVQCTPDLTESKCNECLNDANKLMPNCCETSQGGRVITPSCNFRYEISEFYKSSIVEPPVPSSTPPPGKKNNNFIIIVVVSVAISLILIVGIIIFIRWRKSEKKDQNVEDIKDAASSLQFDFSTIRIATNNFSDDNKLGQGGFGTVYKGMLSNGQQVAAKRLSSHSKQGELEFKNEVLLVAKLQHRNLVRLLGFCLERNERILVYEFVPNSSLNRFIFDPINRENMNWEMRYKIIGGIS, encoded by the exons ATGGGAAACAGGAAGGTATCTGATAATAACCCTATATTCATACACGCTTCAGAAAATAAACTCATGGCTTTGTCTTCTATattgccttttttttctttctctgtaTTTCTTCTACTATTTTTATCTTACATTGCTGCTGAGCCAGAAATTCTGTACAATGACTGTTATGTCAACAGTATAAATGACAACACCACTTTGGCTTACCGAGTAAACCTCAAGATCCTTTTAGATTCCCTCCCCAACACCACCCCCCTATACAATGGATTTTACTATTCCTCTTATGGGGAAAATTCTGACAAAGTTTATGCAAGGGCAACTTGTAGACCAGACATGGATCTGGAAAGTCGTCGAGATTGTGTAACTTTCGCCACTCGGAACCCGACACTTCTCTGTCCCAAGTTGGGCATGGCACTCTTCGGATATGATGATGGAATTTATACTAATTGTATGTTACGTTATGCACAATATGACATGATTGGCGTAATGGAAAatgctccttttttttttgtgcatgCGGAAAGTAACATCACACAAAATGTGGAACAGTTCAATCAAACGCGGCACAGATTGTTGCAGAGGCTAACAAGTGAAGCTGCAGCTCGGGTTCCTGACAAGTATGCTACTGGAAAACAAGTAGTTTCAGGAAGTTTAACATTATATGGACTTGTTCAGTGCACTCCTGACTTAACCGAAAGTAAATGCAATGAGTGCCTCAATGATGCCAATAAACTTATGCCAAATTGTTGTGAAACAAGCCAAGGGGGAAGAGTAATAACCCCAAGCTGTAATTTCAGATACGAGATAAGCGAATTCTACAAGTCTTCAATTGTAGAACCTCCAGTCCCCTCTTCAACACCACCACCCG GAAAGAAGAAcaataatttcatcattattgTAGTTGTTTCGGTTGCTATATCGTTGATACTAATCGTAGGCATCATCATCTTTATAAGATGGAGGAAATCGGAGAAGAAAGATCAAA ATGTGGAAGATATAAAAGATGCAGCGTCGTCCTTACAGTTCGACTTCAGCACCATAAGGATTGCCACAAATAACTTCTCTGATGATAATAAGCTTGGACAAGGTGGATTTGGAACGGTATACAAG GGCATGCTTTCCAACGGACAACAAGTAGCTGCTAAGAGACTGTCCTCACATTCTAAACAAGGAGAACTGGAATTTAAGAACGAGGTCCTACTAGTTGCCAAACTTCAGCATAGAAATCTGGTTAGGCTCCTTGGCTTCTGCTTGGAACGAAATGAAAGGATTCTCGTTTATGAATTTGTGCCTAATTCAAGTCTCAATCGCTTCATATTTG ATCCAATCAACCGTGAAAATATGAACTGGGAAATGCGTTACAAGATCATAGGAGGCATTTCTTGA